Proteins encoded by one window of Streptomyces sp. NBC_01477:
- a CDS encoding SDR family NAD(P)-dependent oxidoreductase: MTTPQEPIGSGFGAHSTADDVLRGIDLTGKLALVTGGYSGIGLEATRALAKAGAHVVVPARRPETAAEAVAGIEGVEVDRLDLADLDSVRDFADRFLATGRGIDIVINSAGIMACPETRVGPGWEAQFATNHLGHYALVNRLWPAIERGGARVVAVSSGGHHNSPIRWDDVQFEHGYDKWEAYGQAKTANVLFARHLDTLASDRNVRAFSLHPGGILTPLQRHLPKAEMVERGWIDEDGKPLNPSGFKSTQEGAATQVWAATSPALDGLGGVYLEDCEVAGPASPDGSRGGVRDYAVDPEQAARLWALSAELTGVDALAG; the protein is encoded by the coding sequence ATGACTACGCCACAAGAACCGATCGGTTCGGGCTTCGGCGCCCACAGCACCGCGGACGACGTCCTGCGCGGCATCGACCTGACAGGAAAGCTCGCGCTCGTCACCGGTGGCTACTCCGGCATCGGCCTGGAGGCCACCCGGGCGCTGGCCAAGGCCGGCGCCCATGTCGTGGTGCCCGCCCGCCGCCCGGAGACCGCCGCGGAGGCGGTGGCCGGCATCGAGGGCGTCGAGGTCGACCGGCTGGACCTGGCGGACCTCGACAGCGTCCGCGACTTCGCCGACCGCTTCCTCGCCACCGGCCGCGGCATCGACATCGTCATCAACAGCGCCGGCATCATGGCCTGCCCGGAGACCCGGGTCGGCCCCGGCTGGGAGGCGCAGTTCGCCACCAACCACCTCGGCCACTACGCCCTGGTCAACCGGCTCTGGCCGGCGATCGAGCGGGGCGGCGCCCGGGTGGTGGCGGTGTCCTCGGGCGGCCACCACAATTCGCCGATCCGCTGGGACGACGTCCAGTTCGAGCACGGCTACGACAAGTGGGAGGCCTACGGCCAGGCCAAGACCGCCAACGTGCTCTTCGCCCGGCACCTCGACACGCTCGCCAGCGACCGGAACGTACGGGCCTTCTCGCTGCACCCCGGCGGCATCCTCACCCCGCTCCAGCGCCACCTGCCCAAGGCCGAGATGGTCGAGCGCGGCTGGATCGACGAGGACGGAAAGCCGCTGAACCCGTCCGGCTTCAAGTCCACCCAGGAGGGTGCGGCCACCCAGGTCTGGGCGGCGACCTCGCCCGCGCTCGACGGCCTGGGCGGGGTGTACCTGGAGGACTGCGAGGTCGCGGGTCCCGCGTCGCCCGACGGCTCCCGCGGCGGCGTGCGCGACTACGCCGTCGACCCGGAGCAGGCGGCCCGGCTGTGGGCGCTGTCGGCCGAGCTCACCGGCGTCGACGCCCTCGCGGGCTGA
- a CDS encoding DMT family transporter, with protein sequence MLVLCVLFALIGAASNATGTVLQRKATLAVPAKDALKPQLMMDLVRQPVWLLGICGVVGAALFQALALVMGPLALAQPVFILELPFALLIALPVLHRTLPKSGWISVGCMVAGLVLALASAAPDGGTDQAPMARWIPAVALCAAAVVLAVGAARHRPAGAARAVLLGSAAAVANALTAALMKSSANAFSASGFGAFLTAWQTYGFALCGVAAVFLLENALQAGSIAASQPALTLGDATVSLLLGILVYAEHIRTQWWIVPELAGVALIIAGTLHLSRSVPLTGELGS encoded by the coding sequence CTGCTGGTGCTCTGCGTGCTCTTCGCGCTCATCGGAGCGGCAAGCAACGCGACCGGGACGGTGCTCCAGCGCAAGGCCACGCTGGCCGTGCCCGCCAAGGACGCGCTGAAGCCGCAGCTGATGATGGACCTGGTCAGGCAGCCGGTGTGGCTGCTGGGCATCTGCGGGGTGGTCGGTGCGGCGCTCTTCCAGGCGCTCGCCCTGGTGATGGGGCCGCTGGCGCTGGCGCAGCCGGTCTTCATCCTGGAACTGCCCTTCGCGCTGCTGATCGCTCTCCCGGTGCTGCACCGCACCCTGCCCAAGTCCGGCTGGATCTCGGTCGGCTGCATGGTCGCCGGCCTGGTGCTCGCGCTCGCCAGCGCCGCACCGGACGGGGGTACCGACCAGGCGCCGATGGCCCGCTGGATCCCGGCGGTGGCGCTGTGCGCGGCGGCGGTCGTCCTCGCGGTCGGCGCGGCCCGGCACCGTCCGGCGGGCGCGGCCCGGGCGGTGCTGCTCGGCTCCGCCGCCGCGGTGGCCAACGCGCTGACCGCCGCCCTGATGAAGTCGTCCGCCAACGCCTTCTCGGCCAGCGGCTTCGGCGCCTTCCTGACCGCCTGGCAGACGTACGGCTTCGCGCTGTGCGGGGTGGCGGCGGTCTTCCTGCTGGAGAACGCCCTGCAGGCCGGCTCCATCGCGGCCTCGCAGCCCGCGCTGACCCTCGGTGACGCGACGGTCAGCCTGCTGCTGGGGATCCTCGTCTACGCCGAGCACATCCGCACCCAGTGGTGGATCGTGCCGGAACTGGCCGGGGTGGCGCTGATCATCGCCGGCACCCTGCATCTGTCGAGGTCGGTGCCGCTGACCGGCGAACTGGGCAGCTGA
- a CDS encoding alpha-mannosidase — protein MHNDPTVTEQRLTRVLDQRLRPAVHARCVPLTVEVWHVPGEPVPVAAGLAADYGPAQVGDRWGPAWSTSWFRVSGRIPQDWAGLAVEAVLDLGFGTTEPGFSAEGLVYRPDGTAVKALNPRNTHLPVTAAAAGGEQLTYFVEAAANPVVMHSGPEQLNFFPTPLGDRAAWLHDAGAEGGDRDPLYRLRRMDLAVFDAGVFELVQDLDVLGQLMHELPEQGTRRWQLLRTIERALDVIDLQDVSGTAAGAREVLAPALAAPASPAAHRISAVGHSHIDSAWLWPLRETVRKVARTVSNVTQLMDDHPGFRFVMSQAQQLAWLKEHRPEVYARAREKAGTGQFLPTGSLWVEPDTNITGGESLVRQFVHGKRFYLEEFGVETEEMWLPDTFGYNAALPQLMKLAGVRWFLTQKISWNTTNKFPHHTFWWEGIDGTRIFSHFPPVDTYNSELSGAEVAHSERNFQDKGRTDRSLVPFGYGDGGGGPTREMIARADRLADLEGSPRVAVEAPAEFFAKALADHPDAPVWVGELYLEFHRGTLTSQLATKQGNRRSEHLLREAELWCATAASRTGAAYPYEALDRLWKTVLLHQFHDILPGTSIAWVHREAEQTYREVAAELEGLIAAAQRALAGPRGEGEVVFNAAPHARGGVPALGAAPRTRAPGRTPPVAEGDGFVLDNGLVRVVVDGRGLVTSAYDVTADREALAPGAAGNLLQLHQDFPNQWDAWDIDAFYRNTVRDLTEADEVGVVDGGVRVVRTVGASRIEQTLTLDQGARRLDVDTVVDWHEREKLLKAAFPLDVRAAHSTAEIPFGQVERPTHTNTSWDAAKFEVCAHRFLHVGEPGWGAALVNDSTYGHDITRDVRPDGGTTTTVRLSLLRAARFPDPEADQGVHRLRYALVVGVEPAEAVREGYHLNLPERTVPGSAVVEPLVAVDQDGVVVSAVKLADDRSGDVVVRLYEAHGRRVRATLTPGFALGGAVVTDLLERPLPDEGDHEVAGSGVRLALRPFQILTLRLSARRG, from the coding sequence ATGCACAACGACCCCACCGTCACAGAACAGCGGCTCACCCGCGTGCTGGACCAGCGCCTGCGCCCCGCCGTGCACGCCCGCTGCGTACCGCTCACCGTCGAGGTGTGGCACGTCCCCGGCGAGCCGGTGCCGGTCGCCGCCGGACTCGCCGCCGACTACGGCCCGGCCCAGGTGGGCGACCGCTGGGGACCCGCCTGGTCCACCAGCTGGTTCCGGGTCAGCGGCCGGATCCCGCAGGACTGGGCGGGACTTGCGGTCGAGGCGGTGCTCGACCTCGGCTTCGGCACCACCGAGCCGGGCTTCTCCGCCGAGGGCCTGGTCTACCGCCCCGACGGCACCGCCGTGAAGGCGCTCAACCCGCGCAACACCCACCTCCCGGTCACGGCGGCGGCAGCCGGCGGCGAGCAGCTGACGTATTTCGTCGAGGCCGCCGCGAACCCGGTCGTCATGCACTCGGGACCCGAGCAGCTGAACTTCTTCCCGACCCCGCTGGGCGACCGGGCGGCCTGGCTGCACGACGCGGGCGCCGAAGGCGGCGACCGCGACCCGCTCTACCGGCTGCGCCGGATGGACCTGGCCGTCTTCGACGCGGGTGTCTTCGAGCTGGTGCAGGACCTGGACGTGCTGGGGCAGTTGATGCACGAGCTGCCGGAGCAGGGCACCCGGCGCTGGCAGTTGCTGCGGACGATCGAGCGCGCGCTCGATGTGATCGACCTCCAGGACGTCAGCGGCACCGCAGCAGGCGCGCGCGAGGTGCTGGCCCCGGCGCTGGCGGCGCCCGCGAGCCCCGCGGCCCACCGGATCTCGGCGGTCGGCCACTCCCACATCGACTCGGCGTGGCTGTGGCCGCTGCGCGAGACGGTACGCAAGGTGGCGCGCACCGTCTCCAACGTCACCCAGCTGATGGACGACCACCCCGGCTTCCGCTTCGTGATGTCGCAGGCCCAGCAACTGGCCTGGCTCAAGGAGCACCGGCCGGAGGTGTACGCGCGCGCCCGGGAGAAGGCCGGGACCGGGCAGTTCCTGCCCACCGGCAGTCTGTGGGTGGAACCGGACACCAACATCACCGGCGGTGAGTCGCTGGTGCGCCAGTTCGTCCACGGCAAGCGGTTCTACCTGGAAGAATTCGGCGTCGAGACCGAGGAGATGTGGCTGCCCGACACCTTCGGCTACAACGCGGCGCTCCCCCAGCTGATGAAACTCGCCGGGGTGCGCTGGTTCCTGACGCAGAAGATCTCCTGGAACACCACCAACAAGTTCCCGCACCACACCTTCTGGTGGGAGGGCATCGACGGCACCCGGATCTTCAGCCACTTCCCGCCGGTCGACACCTACAACAGCGAGCTGTCGGGCGCGGAAGTGGCGCACAGCGAAAGGAACTTCCAGGACAAGGGGCGCACCGACCGCTCGCTGGTGCCGTTCGGCTACGGCGACGGCGGCGGCGGTCCGACCCGGGAGATGATCGCGCGCGCCGACCGGCTGGCGGACCTGGAGGGCTCGCCGCGGGTCGCGGTGGAGGCGCCGGCGGAGTTCTTCGCCAAGGCGCTCGCCGACCACCCGGACGCGCCGGTGTGGGTGGGCGAGCTGTACCTGGAGTTCCACCGCGGCACCCTGACCAGCCAGCTGGCCACCAAGCAGGGCAACCGGCGCAGCGAACACCTGCTGCGGGAGGCCGAGTTGTGGTGCGCGACCGCCGCCTCCAGGACCGGCGCGGCCTATCCGTACGAGGCGCTCGACCGGCTGTGGAAGACGGTGCTGCTGCATCAGTTCCACGACATCCTGCCGGGAACGTCGATCGCCTGGGTGCACCGGGAGGCGGAGCAGACCTACCGCGAGGTGGCAGCCGAGCTGGAGGGGCTGATCGCGGCGGCGCAGCGCGCGCTGGCCGGTCCGCGGGGCGAGGGAGAGGTAGTCTTCAACGCCGCCCCGCACGCCAGGGGCGGCGTCCCCGCGCTGGGCGCGGCGCCCAGGACCCGGGCGCCGGGGCGTACCCCGCCAGTGGCCGAGGGCGACGGATTCGTGCTGGACAACGGCCTGGTGCGGGTGGTGGTCGACGGCCGCGGCCTGGTCACCTCGGCGTACGACGTCACCGCGGACCGCGAGGCGCTGGCGCCCGGTGCGGCGGGCAATCTGCTCCAGCTGCACCAGGACTTCCCCAACCAGTGGGACGCCTGGGACATCGACGCCTTCTACCGCAACACGGTGCGCGACCTCACCGAGGCCGACGAGGTGGGCGTCGTGGACGGCGGTGTGCGGGTGGTGCGTACGGTCGGGGCGTCGCGGATCGAGCAGACCCTGACGCTGGACCAGGGGGCCCGGCGGCTCGACGTGGACACCGTGGTCGACTGGCACGAGCGGGAGAAGCTGCTCAAGGCGGCCTTCCCGCTGGACGTACGGGCCGCGCACTCGACCGCGGAGATCCCGTTCGGCCAGGTGGAGCGGCCGACGCACACCAACACCAGCTGGGACGCGGCCAAGTTCGAGGTGTGCGCGCACCGCTTCCTGCACGTCGGCGAGCCGGGCTGGGGCGCGGCGCTGGTCAACGACTCGACGTACGGCCATGACATCACCCGGGACGTACGCCCCGACGGCGGTACGACGACCACGGTCCGGCTGTCGCTGCTGCGGGCGGCCCGCTTCCCCGACCCCGAGGCCGACCAGGGCGTCCACCGGCTGCGGTACGCCCTGGTGGTGGGGGTGGAGCCGGCCGAGGCGGTCCGCGAGGGCTACCACCTGAACCTGCCCGAGCGGACCGTGCCGGGAAGCGCGGTGGTGGAGCCGCTGGTCGCGGTCGACCAGGACGGGGTGGTGGTCTCGGCGGTCAAGCTGGCCGACGACCGCTCGGGCGACGTGGTCGTACGGCTCTACGAGGCGCACGGCCGCCGGGTGCGGGCCACGCTCACCCCCGGCTTCGCGCTGGGCGGCGCGGTGGTGACCGATCTGCTGGAGCGCCCGCTGCCGGACGAGGGCGACCACGAGGTGGCGGGCTCCGGGGTGCGGCTGGCGCTGCGGCCGTTCCAGATCCTCACCCTGCGGCTGTCCGCGCGACGCGGCTGA
- a CDS encoding carbohydrate ABC transporter permease translates to MAVTDSPRTVRVRPAATRAVGRTRHGRAAASRIAVNAGLLVFSALYLVPLVWMVLASVNAHADFTLSVPSPTGENFHRILNEDTTYRPMLNGLLLCGGGTLLCVVCSILAAYPLSRFRSRLRRPFLYTILFSTGLPITAVMIPVYSMFVQVNLIDSMPGTTLFLAAAALPFGIWLMKNFMDGVPLVLEEAARIDGANAMQVLWRIVLPLMWPGVIVVTIFTFIGMWGNFFVPFILLLSPEKLPASVSVFTFLSAHDQTQYGQLSAFSIIYSIPVVMLYLVLARRLGGGFALGGALKG, encoded by the coding sequence ATGGCCGTCACCGACAGCCCCCGTACGGTACGGGTCCGGCCGGCGGCCACCCGGGCGGTCGGGCGCACCCGCCACGGCCGGGCGGCGGCGAGCCGGATCGCCGTCAACGCCGGCCTGCTGGTCTTCTCCGCGCTGTATCTGGTGCCGCTGGTGTGGATGGTGCTGGCCTCGGTCAACGCGCACGCCGACTTCACCTTGTCGGTGCCGTCACCGACCGGTGAGAACTTCCACCGGATCCTCAACGAGGACACCACCTACCGCCCGATGCTCAACGGCCTGCTGCTGTGCGGCGGCGGCACCCTGCTGTGCGTGGTGTGCTCCATCCTGGCCGCCTATCCGCTGTCACGGTTCAGGTCGCGGCTGCGCCGGCCGTTCCTCTACACCATCCTGTTCAGCACCGGGCTGCCGATCACCGCGGTCATGATCCCGGTCTACAGCATGTTCGTGCAGGTCAACCTGATCGACTCGATGCCGGGCACGACGCTCTTCCTGGCCGCGGCGGCGCTGCCGTTCGGGATCTGGCTGATGAAGAACTTCATGGACGGCGTCCCCCTGGTGCTGGAGGAGGCGGCCAGGATCGACGGCGCCAACGCGATGCAGGTGCTGTGGCGGATCGTGCTGCCGCTGATGTGGCCCGGGGTCATCGTGGTGACGATCTTCACCTTCATCGGGATGTGGGGCAACTTCTTCGTGCCCTTCATCCTGCTGCTCTCGCCGGAGAAGCTGCCGGCCTCGGTGAGCGTCTTCACCTTCCTGAGCGCGCACGACCAGACCCAGTACGGGCAGCTGTCGGCGTTCTCGATCATCTACTCCATCCCCGTGGTGATGCTCTACCTCGTCCTCGCCCGCCGGCTCGGCGGCGGCTTCGCCCTCGGCGGCGCGCTCAAGGGCTGA
- a CDS encoding carbohydrate ABC transporter permease gives MPLLPAVLLLAVFLAGPIAYCVYYAFTDMQLTGASGTHFIGFDNFTRAFKDSDFTNAVELTLVFVVGSAVIGQNTLGLALAVLMEKAAKPVRSITSTVVIAAWVLPEVVAGYLMYAFFFQQGSLNAILRGLHLPQQNWLYTLPILAVCIANVWRGTAFSMLVYSAALNDVPRELVEAAEVDGAGPWQRLWRVTLPVIRRSVMTNLMLITLQTLSVFGLIYTMTRGGPGNKTETLPVFMYQQAFTSSLIGYGTAVALVLLVVGALFSVVYIRMLKIEED, from the coding sequence ATGCCGCTGCTGCCGGCCGTGCTGCTGCTCGCGGTCTTCCTGGCCGGGCCGATCGCGTACTGCGTCTACTACGCGTTCACCGACATGCAGCTCACCGGTGCGTCCGGCACCCACTTCATCGGGTTCGACAACTTCACCCGGGCGTTCAAGGACTCCGACTTCACCAACGCCGTCGAGCTGACGCTGGTCTTCGTCGTCGGCTCGGCCGTGATCGGGCAGAACACCCTGGGGCTGGCGCTCGCGGTGCTGATGGAGAAGGCGGCCAAGCCCGTCCGGTCGATCACCAGCACGGTGGTCATCGCCGCCTGGGTGCTGCCCGAGGTCGTGGCGGGCTACCTGATGTACGCCTTCTTCTTCCAGCAGGGCTCGCTCAACGCGATCCTGCGCGGGCTCCACCTGCCGCAGCAGAACTGGCTCTACACCCTGCCGATCCTGGCGGTGTGCATCGCCAACGTGTGGCGCGGCACCGCCTTTTCGATGCTGGTGTATTCCGCGGCGCTCAACGATGTGCCGCGGGAACTGGTCGAGGCGGCCGAGGTGGACGGCGCCGGGCCCTGGCAGCGGCTGTGGCGGGTGACGCTGCCGGTGATCCGCCGCTCGGTGATGACCAATCTGATGCTGATCACCCTGCAGACGCTGTCGGTCTTCGGGCTGATCTACACCATGACCCGCGGCGGTCCCGGCAACAAGACCGAGACGCTGCCGGTGTTCATGTACCAGCAGGCCTTCACCAGCAGCCTGATCGGCTACGGCACGGCCGTCGCGCTGGTGCTGCTGGTGGTGGGCGCCCTCTTCTCGGTCGTCTACATCCGGATGCTCAAGATCGAGGAGGACTGA
- a CDS encoding extracellular solute-binding protein, giving the protein MRTRLLAATAIAAATTVCAATLSGCGSGSGSSSKTIKVVYQQQLNNNNKVQAGFLDPMVKQFEKANPGTTVKLVPVTASENDYYTKIQLMMRSPATAPDLVYEDTATINSDVAGGYLKPLDSYLNTWQDWSSFAAPAKAAMKYADDGKTYGVPDNTDTRGIWYNKQLFAQAGIAVPWQPKTWADVLSAARTVKAKVPGVTPLNVYTGVAGGEASSMQGFEMLLYGTPAANDSLYDTKQRKWVVGSKGFKDALDFVHTVFSDGLGPSVQQALGANFQAAVGTEMIPQGKLAIDIDGSWMPNNWIRTGPKPWPQWETTMGMAAMPSQNGQGSGKVSMSGGWAWSIPAKSKNPDLAWKFTQFLESKANSAQWNSVNATIAVRTDVATDPAYLKALPTNEFFSALVPDTYYRPGLPAYTQVSSAIQKAMEAVTTGQASVDKAAGTFDSDVKTAVGGDKTVQGAR; this is encoded by the coding sequence GTGCGAACGAGACTTCTCGCGGCGACCGCCATCGCGGCTGCCACGACCGTGTGTGCGGCAACGTTGTCAGGCTGTGGATCCGGCTCCGGCAGCTCCAGCAAGACGATCAAGGTCGTCTACCAGCAGCAGCTCAACAACAACAACAAGGTCCAGGCCGGCTTCCTCGACCCGATGGTCAAGCAGTTCGAGAAGGCCAACCCCGGCACCACGGTGAAGCTCGTCCCGGTGACCGCGAGCGAGAACGACTACTACACCAAGATCCAGCTGATGATGCGCTCCCCCGCGACCGCGCCCGACCTGGTCTACGAGGACACCGCGACCATCAACTCCGATGTGGCGGGCGGCTATCTCAAGCCCCTCGACAGCTATCTGAACACCTGGCAGGACTGGAGCAGCTTCGCGGCGCCCGCCAAGGCCGCGATGAAGTACGCCGACGACGGCAAGACCTACGGCGTTCCCGACAACACCGACACTCGCGGCATCTGGTACAACAAGCAGCTGTTCGCGCAGGCCGGCATCGCGGTGCCCTGGCAGCCGAAGACCTGGGCCGATGTGCTGAGCGCGGCCCGCACCGTCAAGGCCAAGGTCCCCGGGGTGACGCCGCTGAACGTCTACACCGGTGTGGCCGGCGGCGAGGCGTCGTCGATGCAGGGCTTCGAGATGCTCCTGTACGGCACCCCGGCGGCCAACGACTCGCTGTACGACACCAAGCAGCGCAAGTGGGTGGTCGGCAGCAAGGGCTTCAAGGACGCGCTGGACTTCGTGCACACCGTGTTCAGCGACGGCCTCGGCCCGTCCGTGCAGCAGGCGCTGGGCGCCAACTTCCAGGCGGCGGTGGGCACCGAGATGATCCCGCAGGGCAAGCTGGCGATCGACATCGACGGTTCCTGGATGCCCAACAACTGGATCCGCACCGGACCCAAGCCGTGGCCGCAGTGGGAGACGACCATGGGCATGGCCGCGATGCCGTCGCAGAACGGCCAGGGCAGCGGCAAGGTCAGCATGTCGGGCGGCTGGGCCTGGTCGATCCCGGCCAAGTCGAAGAATCCCGATCTGGCCTGGAAGTTCACCCAGTTCCTGGAGTCGAAGGCCAACTCGGCGCAGTGGAACAGCGTCAACGCCACCATCGCGGTACGCACCGATGTGGCGACCGACCCGGCGTACCTCAAGGCGCTGCCCACCAACGAGTTCTTCAGCGCGCTGGTCCCCGACACGTACTACCGGCCGGGCCTGCCCGCGTACACCCAGGTCTCCAGCGCCATCCAGAAGGCCATGGAGGCGGTGACCACCGGCCAGGCCTCGGTGGACAAGGCGGCCGGCACCTTCGACAGCGATGTGAAGACCGCGGTCGGCGGCGACAAGACCGTCCAGGGCGCCCGGTGA
- a CDS encoding ROK family transcriptional regulator, translating into MTQGTNLPRVGGYNQAVVLDAIRTAGPVSRVELAPLTGLTSQTVSNVVRRLLDAGLVSESGYAPSSGGKRRTLLSPRADGAYAVGVQLDPDAAVIVVVDLAGEVLASRRVELPDGATPADLVGRIAAAAQRLTARTRIDPARLLGTGIAAPGPIDGPAGAVVSPPNFAGWGRVPLLEMFETATGMPVAMDNDATAAAIGERWIGGKERAGSFLFIYLGTGVGAGIILNNTVLHGDSGNAGEFGHIAVDADGTTCDCGSTNCVGPYVSPAGVIGDLFDRHGAAAAGRIGLTGAADGVHRDWKTLRQAVRRGDPAALDVVHRAGRRFGQAARGAVALLDVSRIVLGGEAVRGIEPIICEEIDAAVNATSVARVIRRIAVERSVIGEAVGAVGAASLVLHGNYAPGWRMLTQP; encoded by the coding sequence GTGACACAGGGAACCAACCTCCCGCGGGTCGGGGGCTACAACCAGGCGGTCGTGCTGGACGCGATACGGACCGCGGGGCCGGTGAGCCGGGTGGAACTCGCCCCGCTCACCGGCCTGACCAGCCAGACCGTCTCCAACGTGGTGCGCAGGCTGCTGGATGCGGGCCTGGTGTCCGAATCCGGCTACGCCCCCTCCAGCGGCGGCAAGCGCCGCACCCTGCTGTCGCCGCGCGCCGACGGCGCCTACGCGGTGGGCGTACAGCTCGACCCGGACGCGGCCGTGATCGTGGTCGTCGACCTCGCGGGCGAGGTCCTGGCCAGCCGCCGGGTCGAACTCCCCGACGGCGCCACCCCTGCCGACCTGGTCGGCAGGATCGCCGCCGCCGCGCAGCGGCTCACCGCCAGGACCCGCATCGACCCGGCCCGACTGCTCGGCACCGGTATCGCCGCGCCCGGCCCGATCGACGGACCGGCCGGCGCTGTCGTGTCACCGCCGAATTTCGCCGGCTGGGGGCGGGTGCCGCTGCTGGAGATGTTCGAGACCGCCACCGGTATGCCGGTCGCCATGGACAACGACGCCACCGCCGCGGCCATAGGAGAGCGCTGGATAGGCGGCAAGGAGCGGGCCGGCAGCTTCCTGTTCATCTACCTGGGCACCGGTGTCGGGGCAGGCATCATCCTCAACAACACGGTGCTGCACGGTGATTCGGGGAACGCCGGCGAATTCGGCCATATCGCCGTCGACGCGGACGGCACCACCTGCGACTGCGGCAGCACGAACTGCGTCGGGCCGTACGTCAGCCCCGCGGGCGTCATCGGCGACCTCTTCGACCGGCACGGAGCCGCTGCCGCCGGGCGCATCGGGCTGACGGGTGCGGCGGACGGTGTCCACCGGGACTGGAAGACCCTGCGCCAGGCGGTCCGGCGCGGCGACCCGGCCGCGCTCGACGTCGTCCACCGCGCAGGGCGCCGCTTCGGCCAGGCCGCGCGGGGCGCGGTCGCGCTGCTCGACGTCAGCCGGATCGTCCTCGGCGGTGAGGCGGTGCGCGGCATCGAGCCGATCATCTGCGAGGAGATCGACGCGGCGGTCAACGCGACGTCCGTGGCGCGGGTCATCCGACGGATCGCCGTCGAGCGCAGCGTGATCGGCGAGGCGGTGGGTGCGGTGGGTGCGGCGTCCCTCGTCCTGCACGGGAATTACGCGCCGGGGTGGCGCATGCTGACCCAGCCGTAG
- the gndA gene encoding NADP-dependent phosphogluconate dehydrogenase gives MASSDQAAQNSKGPSGGTPPGTAQIGVTGLAVMGRNLARNLARHGYVTAVHNRTAARTRALVEEFGDEGTFVPAESAEDFVASLERPRRIVVMVKAGDPTDAVIAEFAPLLESGDIIVDAGNAHFADTRRREKELRERGIHFVGSGVSGGEEGALHGPSIMPGGSAESYEALAPMLEAIAAKADDGSPCVAHLGPDGAGHFVKMVHNGIEYADMQLIAESYDLLRHALDLPPEKIAEVFRGWNQGRLDSYLIEITAQVLAHTDADTGKPFVDIVLDQAEQKGTGRWTVQTALDLGVPVSGIAEAVFARSVSGHADLREAARDLPGPTPTLLDSAAYDRFADDVEQALYASKIVAYAQGFHQIAAGSAEYGWDIDQGRVAAIWRAGCIIRAAFLDRIRAAFDAKADLATLLIDEHFEESLRGAQSAWRRVVSTAAELGIPTPGFAAALAYYDSLRADRLPAALIQGQRDYFGAHTYRRADRPGTFHTLWAEPSRPEVSPS, from the coding sequence ATGGCCTCCAGCGATCAGGCGGCGCAGAACAGCAAAGGACCGAGCGGCGGAACGCCGCCCGGCACGGCGCAGATCGGGGTGACGGGCCTGGCCGTGATGGGCCGCAACCTCGCCCGCAACCTGGCCCGGCACGGCTACGTCACCGCGGTCCACAACCGCACCGCCGCCCGGACCCGCGCGCTGGTCGAGGAGTTCGGGGACGAGGGCACCTTCGTACCGGCCGAGAGCGCCGAGGACTTCGTCGCCTCGCTCGAACGGCCCCGGCGGATCGTCGTCATGGTCAAGGCCGGCGACCCGACCGACGCGGTGATCGCGGAATTCGCGCCGCTGCTGGAGTCCGGCGACATCATCGTGGACGCGGGCAACGCGCACTTCGCCGACACCCGGCGCCGGGAGAAGGAGCTGCGCGAGCGCGGCATCCACTTCGTCGGCAGCGGTGTGTCCGGCGGCGAGGAGGGCGCGCTGCACGGCCCGAGCATCATGCCCGGCGGCTCCGCCGAGTCCTACGAGGCGCTCGCGCCGATGCTGGAGGCCATCGCGGCCAAGGCCGACGACGGCTCGCCGTGCGTGGCCCACCTCGGCCCCGACGGCGCCGGGCACTTCGTGAAGATGGTGCACAACGGCATCGAATACGCCGACATGCAGCTCATCGCGGAGTCCTACGACCTGCTGCGGCACGCGCTCGACCTGCCGCCCGAGAAGATCGCGGAGGTCTTCCGCGGCTGGAACCAGGGGCGGCTGGACTCGTATCTCATCGAGATCACCGCGCAGGTGCTGGCGCACACCGACGCCGACACCGGCAAGCCGTTCGTGGACATCGTGCTGGACCAGGCCGAGCAGAAGGGCACCGGGCGCTGGACCGTACAGACCGCGCTCGACCTCGGGGTGCCGGTCAGCGGTATCGCCGAGGCGGTCTTCGCCCGGTCCGTCTCCGGCCACGCCGACCTGCGCGAGGCCGCGCGCGACCTGCCGGGGCCGACGCCGACGCTGCTGGACAGCGCGGCCTACGACCGCTTCGCCGACGACGTCGAGCAGGCGCTGTACGCGTCGAAGATCGTCGCCTACGCGCAGGGCTTCCACCAGATCGCCGCGGGCAGCGCCGAGTACGGCTGGGACATCGACCAGGGCCGCGTCGCGGCGATCTGGCGGGCCGGGTGCATCATCAGGGCGGCCTTCCTCGACCGCATCAGGGCCGCGTTCGACGCCAAGGCGGATCTGGCGACGCTGCTCATCGACGAGCACTTCGAGGAGTCGCTGCGGGGCGCGCAGAGCGCGTGGCGCCGGGTGGTCAGTACGGCCGCCGAGCTGGGCATCCCCACGCCGGGCTTCGCCGCCGCGCTCGCCTACTACGACAGCCTGCGCGCCGACCGCCTCCCGGCCGCGCTCATCCAGGGCCAGCGGGACTACTTCGGCGCCCACACCTACCGCCGCGCCGACCGCCCGGGCACTTTCCACACGCTCTGGGCCGAGCCGTCCCGCCCCGAGGTCTCCCCGTCCTGA